In the Paralichthys olivaceus isolate ysfri-2021 chromosome 15, ASM2471397v2, whole genome shotgun sequence genome, one interval contains:
- the mtmr4 gene encoding phosphatidylinositol-3,5-bisphosphate 3-phosphatase MTMR4 isoform X1 produces MRVVGRVSCSMLNCFGEEGPPSLEYIKAKDLFPQKELVKEDDSLQVPFPVLQGEGVEYLGRADEAIIAISNYRLHIKFKDSVINTYPGVDNEISVPLRLIEGVESRDMFQLHIICKDSKVVRCHFATFKQCQEWVKRLNRAIAHPSRLEDLFALAYHAWCLGGSADDEDQHVHLCRPGDHVRQRMEIEVKRMGFDTQNIWRVSDINCNFKLCSSYPQKLLVPIWITDKELESVASFRSWKRIPVVVYRHQKNGVVIARCSQPEISWWGWRNTDDEYLVTSIAKACQMDAGAKGTCGAPACRQRGEAPDSSDSDFDSSLTGGSGCDDNTVPQKLLILDARSYTAAVANRAKGGGCECEEYYPNCEVMFMGMANIHAIRNSFQALRTVCSQIPDPANWLSALESTRWLQHLSVMLKAATLVCSAVERDGRPVLVHCSDGWDRTPQIIALAKVLLDPYYRTLEGFQVLVETEWLDYGHKFGDRCGHQENADDVSEQCPVFLQWLDCVHQLLKQFPCLFEFNEAFLVKLVQHTYSCLYGTFLCNNAREREARNIYKRTCSVWSLLRTGNKNFQNFLYIPSHDMVLQPVCHTRALQLWTAVYLPTSSPCTAVDDSMELYLPPNVTGDELTSRSLDRLPKTRSMDNLLTAFENGVPLTRTSSDPNLNQHCQEGRSALEPSPAMEETSADSDEVIPDTGPDTAEVEPLHQSPTKTQEDVLGAESCEEETVEEPCLTTQPLPSLPLPPVPLRKQVTLAHTLLPTPVVQQALTQIANPPLPPSLPEAESPHRTAESATSPTHKSEPCLPLPCNGTQPALSTPTLLLNGHIDSQANGLPESAGLLALKQLTPLLPMEDSTETLTDEGELPPTPPPTVSEDLIENFNSEEQPESQPQAQPQKEKEDTRTDVVKGREHVLTVAAAPVDCTQVAARHLISQSQLSDLSLLGSHWESVRGLVQSACSSASHSGVSRALQPNSYQSRRLASKLLRSQGFAIANGSQCCRREALGCPSSNTQPGWLSAARTAGYIGLYGPAAAAAALNSYALAGHQLLPVPHTSPSASSSPPPPQAPAYLDDDGLPVPMDAVQQRLRQIEAGYKQEVEVLRQQVRQLQMKLESKQYGTPPSEPDIDYEDDITCLRESDNSNEEDSLSTHSEDRLSEGSWDRVEPRDTEVTRWVPDHMASHCFNCDCEFWIAKRRHHCRNCGNVFCKDCCHLKLPIPDQQLYDPVLVCNTCHDLLLEARTREIRSQQLKKAIATASS; encoded by the exons ATGAGAGTCGTAGGAAGGGTGTCCTGCTCCATGCTCAACTGCTTT GGTGAAGAGGGGCCTCCCAGTCTGGAGTACATCAAGGCCAAGGACCTGTTCCCCCAGAAGGAGCTGGTGAAGGAGGATGACAGCCTACAG GTGCCATTCCCAGTTCTTCAGGGGGAAGGGGTGGAATATCTCGGCCGTGCTGATGAAGCCATCATTGCCATTTCTAACTACAGGCTCCACATCAAGTTCAAGGACTCTGTCATCAAT ACCTACCCAGGTGTGGACAATGAGATATCT GTGCCTCTCAGGCTGATAGAGGGTGTGGAGAGCAGAGATATGTTCCAGCTGCACATCATCTGCAAAGACTCCAAAGTTGTCAG ATGTCACTTTGCAACATTCAAGCAGTGCCAGGAGTGGGTCAAGCGTCTGAACCGGGCCATAGCTCACCCGTCCCGGCTGGAGGACCTGTTTGCCCTGGCCTACCATGCATGGTGTCTAGGGGGCAGCGCTGACGATGAGGACCAGCACGTTCATCTCTGTCGCCCGG gtgatCATGTGCGTCAGAGAATGGAAATAGAGGTCAAGAGGATGGGCTTCGACACACAGAACATCTGGAGAGTGTCAGACATAAACTGCAACTTCAA GCTGTGCTCCAGCTACCCACAGAAGCTTCTGGTTCCCATATGGATCACAGACAAAGAGCTGGAGAGTGTGGCCTCCTTCAGATCCTGGAAGAGGATCCCTGTGGTCGTCTATAG GCACCAGAAGAATGGGGTTGTGATCGCCCGTTGCAGCCAGCCTGAGATCAGCTGGTGGGGCTGGAGAAACACGGATGATGAGTACCTGGTGACGTCCATTGCCAAAGCCTGTCAGATGGATGCCGGAGCCAAGGGTACCTGTGGAGCACCAGCCTGCCGACAACGTGGGGAAGCTCCTGACTCCTCGGATAGTGATTTTG aCTCTTCTCTGACAGGTGGCTCTGGCTGCGATGACAACACTGTGCCACAGAAGCTACTGATTCTGGATGCTCGCTCATACACTGCTGCAGTGGCTAACAGAGCCAAGGGTGGAGGCTGTGAATGTGAAG aataCTACCCCAACTGCGAGGTGATGTTTATGGGAATGGCCAACATCCACGCCATTCGCAACAGCTTCCAGGCTCTGAGGACTGTGTGCAGTCAGATTCCGGATCCGGCAAA CTGGCTTTCAGCACTCGAGAGCACCCGCTGGCTGCAGCACCTGTCTGTCATGTTAAAGGCAGCCACCCTGGTGTGTTCAGCAGTGGAGAGGGACGGCCGTCCTGTCCTGGTGCACTGCTCGGACGGGTGGGACCGCACACCCCAAATAATAGCCCTTGCCAAGGTCCTGCTGGACCCCTACTACAGAACATTAGAG GGTTTCCAGGTGCTTGTAGAGACTGAGTGGCTCGACTATGGCCATAAGTTCGGGGACCGCTGTGGCCACCAGGAGAATGCTGATGATGTGAGCGAGCAGTGTCCCGTCTTCCTGCAGTGGCTGGACTGTGTTCATCAGCTGCTCAAACAGTTCCCCTGCCTGTTTGAGTTCAACGAGGCCTTCCTG GTCAAGTTGGTGCAGCACACATACTCGTGTCTTTACGGCACATTTCTGTGTAACAATGCTCGCGAGAGGGAGGCGAGGAACATCTACAAACGCACCTGCTCTGTGTGGTCACTGCTTCGCACAGGAAACAAGAACTTCCAGAACTTCCTCTACATCCCCAGTCATGATATG GTGCTGCAGCCAGTCTGCCACACTCGAGCATTACAGCTGTGGACAGCTGTTTACCTGCCCACGTCCTCCCCTTGCACAGCTGTGGATGATTCTATGGAGCTCTACCTCCCCCCAAATGTCACAGGAGATGAACTCACCTCCCGTTCCCTGGACAG ACTTCCCAAGACCCGCTCCATGGACAACCTGCTAACAGCTTTTGAGAATGGGGTACCCCTGACACGCACATCCAGTGACCCCAATCTCAACCAGCACTGCCAGGAGGGTCGCTCTGCCCTGGAGCCTTCGCCTGCTATGGAAGAAACCTCTGCAGACTCTGACGAGGTCATACCTGACACTGGACCGGACACTGCTGAGGTGGAACCTCTACATCAAAGTCCTACCAAGACCCAGGAGGATGTTCTAGGTGCAGAGAGCTGTGAGGAGGAGACTGTGGAAGAGCCCTGTCTGACCACACAGCCCCTGCCCTCTCTGCCCCTCCCCCCTGTCCCTCTCAGGAAGCAGGTCACACTAGCTCACACTCTGCTCCCCACACCTGTCGTCCAGCAGGCTTTGACTCAGATCGCAAACCCTCCACTCCCACCATCTCTGCCGGAGGCTGAGAGCCCCCATAGGACTGCTGAGAGCGCCACTTCACCCACTCATAAATCAGAGCCGTGCTTACCTCTTCCCTGCAACGGCACTCAACCTGCATTGTCCACACCCACCTTGCTGCTTAACGGTCACATTGACAGTCAGGCAAATGGCCTCCCAGAATCTGCAGGCCTGCTTGCTCTGAAGCAGCTAACACCACTCCTTCCCATGGAAGACTCCACCGAAACCCTCACAGATGAGGGAGAGCttccccccaccccaccccccacagtGAGCGAGGATCTCATTGAGAATTTTAACAGTGAGGAGCAGCCTGAGTCACAGCCCCAGGCTCAACcacagaaggagaaggaggacacGAGGACAGATGTTGTGAAAGGACGAGAGCATGTGCTAACAGTTGCAGCAGCTCCTGTGGACTGCACTCAGGTTGCAGCTCGCCATCTGATCTCCCAGAGCCAGCTCTCAGACTTGTCACTGCTCGGCTCTCACTGGGAAAGCGTTCGAGGTCTTGTCCAGTCTGCCTGCAGCAGTGCCAGTCACTCTGGTGTCAGCCGGGCCTTACAGCCCAATTCTTACCAGAGCCGCCGCCTTGCTAGCAAACTACTCCGCTCCCAGGGATTTGCTATCGCTAATGGATCCCAGTGCTGCCGCAGGGAGGCTCTTGGTTGTCCCAGCAGCAACACGCAGCCTGGATGGCTGTCTGCAGCCAGGACTGCAGGCTACATCGGCTTGTATGGgcctgctgccgccgccgctgcccTCAACAGCTATGCCCTAGCAGGCCATCAGCTTCTACCAGTGCCCCACACTTCACCCTCTGCTTCCAGCTCCCCTCCGCCACCTCAGGCCCCAGCTTACCTCGATGATGACGGGCTGCCGGTGCCAATGGATGCCGTCCAACAGAGGCTGCGGCAAATCGAGGCAGGTTACaagcaggaggtggaggtgctGCGACAGCAGGTGCGACAGCTGCAGATGAAGCTGGAGAGTAAACAGTACGGCACCCCTCCCTCAGAGCCAGACATCGACTACGAGGATGACATT ACGTGTCTGCGGGAGTCCGACAACAGCAACGAGGAGGATTCTTTGTCTACCCACAGTGAGGATCGTCTGTCTGAGGGCAGCTGGGATCGAGTGGAGCCCAGGGACACAGAG gtcaCGAGGTGGGTGCCTGACCACATGGCCTCCCATTGTTTCAACTGTGACTGTGAGTTCTGGATTGCCAAGAGACGTCACCACTGCAG
- the mtmr4 gene encoding phosphatidylinositol-3,5-bisphosphate 3-phosphatase MTMR4 isoform X2 has product MRVVGRVSCSMLNCFGEEGPPSLEYIKAKDLFPQKELVKEDDSLQVPFPVLQGEGVEYLGRADEAIIAISNYRLHIKFKDSVINVPLRLIEGVESRDMFQLHIICKDSKVVRCHFATFKQCQEWVKRLNRAIAHPSRLEDLFALAYHAWCLGGSADDEDQHVHLCRPGDHVRQRMEIEVKRMGFDTQNIWRVSDINCNFKLCSSYPQKLLVPIWITDKELESVASFRSWKRIPVVVYRHQKNGVVIARCSQPEISWWGWRNTDDEYLVTSIAKACQMDAGAKGTCGAPACRQRGEAPDSSDSDFDSSLTGGSGCDDNTVPQKLLILDARSYTAAVANRAKGGGCECEEYYPNCEVMFMGMANIHAIRNSFQALRTVCSQIPDPANWLSALESTRWLQHLSVMLKAATLVCSAVERDGRPVLVHCSDGWDRTPQIIALAKVLLDPYYRTLEGFQVLVETEWLDYGHKFGDRCGHQENADDVSEQCPVFLQWLDCVHQLLKQFPCLFEFNEAFLVKLVQHTYSCLYGTFLCNNAREREARNIYKRTCSVWSLLRTGNKNFQNFLYIPSHDMVLQPVCHTRALQLWTAVYLPTSSPCTAVDDSMELYLPPNVTGDELTSRSLDRLPKTRSMDNLLTAFENGVPLTRTSSDPNLNQHCQEGRSALEPSPAMEETSADSDEVIPDTGPDTAEVEPLHQSPTKTQEDVLGAESCEEETVEEPCLTTQPLPSLPLPPVPLRKQVTLAHTLLPTPVVQQALTQIANPPLPPSLPEAESPHRTAESATSPTHKSEPCLPLPCNGTQPALSTPTLLLNGHIDSQANGLPESAGLLALKQLTPLLPMEDSTETLTDEGELPPTPPPTVSEDLIENFNSEEQPESQPQAQPQKEKEDTRTDVVKGREHVLTVAAAPVDCTQVAARHLISQSQLSDLSLLGSHWESVRGLVQSACSSASHSGVSRALQPNSYQSRRLASKLLRSQGFAIANGSQCCRREALGCPSSNTQPGWLSAARTAGYIGLYGPAAAAAALNSYALAGHQLLPVPHTSPSASSSPPPPQAPAYLDDDGLPVPMDAVQQRLRQIEAGYKQEVEVLRQQVRQLQMKLESKQYGTPPSEPDIDYEDDITCLRESDNSNEEDSLSTHSEDRLSEGSWDRVEPRDTEVTRWVPDHMASHCFNCDCEFWIAKRRHHCRNCGNVFCKDCCHLKLPIPDQQLYDPVLVCNTCHDLLLEARTREIRSQQLKKAIATASS; this is encoded by the exons ATGAGAGTCGTAGGAAGGGTGTCCTGCTCCATGCTCAACTGCTTT GGTGAAGAGGGGCCTCCCAGTCTGGAGTACATCAAGGCCAAGGACCTGTTCCCCCAGAAGGAGCTGGTGAAGGAGGATGACAGCCTACAG GTGCCATTCCCAGTTCTTCAGGGGGAAGGGGTGGAATATCTCGGCCGTGCTGATGAAGCCATCATTGCCATTTCTAACTACAGGCTCCACATCAAGTTCAAGGACTCTGTCATCAAT GTGCCTCTCAGGCTGATAGAGGGTGTGGAGAGCAGAGATATGTTCCAGCTGCACATCATCTGCAAAGACTCCAAAGTTGTCAG ATGTCACTTTGCAACATTCAAGCAGTGCCAGGAGTGGGTCAAGCGTCTGAACCGGGCCATAGCTCACCCGTCCCGGCTGGAGGACCTGTTTGCCCTGGCCTACCATGCATGGTGTCTAGGGGGCAGCGCTGACGATGAGGACCAGCACGTTCATCTCTGTCGCCCGG gtgatCATGTGCGTCAGAGAATGGAAATAGAGGTCAAGAGGATGGGCTTCGACACACAGAACATCTGGAGAGTGTCAGACATAAACTGCAACTTCAA GCTGTGCTCCAGCTACCCACAGAAGCTTCTGGTTCCCATATGGATCACAGACAAAGAGCTGGAGAGTGTGGCCTCCTTCAGATCCTGGAAGAGGATCCCTGTGGTCGTCTATAG GCACCAGAAGAATGGGGTTGTGATCGCCCGTTGCAGCCAGCCTGAGATCAGCTGGTGGGGCTGGAGAAACACGGATGATGAGTACCTGGTGACGTCCATTGCCAAAGCCTGTCAGATGGATGCCGGAGCCAAGGGTACCTGTGGAGCACCAGCCTGCCGACAACGTGGGGAAGCTCCTGACTCCTCGGATAGTGATTTTG aCTCTTCTCTGACAGGTGGCTCTGGCTGCGATGACAACACTGTGCCACAGAAGCTACTGATTCTGGATGCTCGCTCATACACTGCTGCAGTGGCTAACAGAGCCAAGGGTGGAGGCTGTGAATGTGAAG aataCTACCCCAACTGCGAGGTGATGTTTATGGGAATGGCCAACATCCACGCCATTCGCAACAGCTTCCAGGCTCTGAGGACTGTGTGCAGTCAGATTCCGGATCCGGCAAA CTGGCTTTCAGCACTCGAGAGCACCCGCTGGCTGCAGCACCTGTCTGTCATGTTAAAGGCAGCCACCCTGGTGTGTTCAGCAGTGGAGAGGGACGGCCGTCCTGTCCTGGTGCACTGCTCGGACGGGTGGGACCGCACACCCCAAATAATAGCCCTTGCCAAGGTCCTGCTGGACCCCTACTACAGAACATTAGAG GGTTTCCAGGTGCTTGTAGAGACTGAGTGGCTCGACTATGGCCATAAGTTCGGGGACCGCTGTGGCCACCAGGAGAATGCTGATGATGTGAGCGAGCAGTGTCCCGTCTTCCTGCAGTGGCTGGACTGTGTTCATCAGCTGCTCAAACAGTTCCCCTGCCTGTTTGAGTTCAACGAGGCCTTCCTG GTCAAGTTGGTGCAGCACACATACTCGTGTCTTTACGGCACATTTCTGTGTAACAATGCTCGCGAGAGGGAGGCGAGGAACATCTACAAACGCACCTGCTCTGTGTGGTCACTGCTTCGCACAGGAAACAAGAACTTCCAGAACTTCCTCTACATCCCCAGTCATGATATG GTGCTGCAGCCAGTCTGCCACACTCGAGCATTACAGCTGTGGACAGCTGTTTACCTGCCCACGTCCTCCCCTTGCACAGCTGTGGATGATTCTATGGAGCTCTACCTCCCCCCAAATGTCACAGGAGATGAACTCACCTCCCGTTCCCTGGACAG ACTTCCCAAGACCCGCTCCATGGACAACCTGCTAACAGCTTTTGAGAATGGGGTACCCCTGACACGCACATCCAGTGACCCCAATCTCAACCAGCACTGCCAGGAGGGTCGCTCTGCCCTGGAGCCTTCGCCTGCTATGGAAGAAACCTCTGCAGACTCTGACGAGGTCATACCTGACACTGGACCGGACACTGCTGAGGTGGAACCTCTACATCAAAGTCCTACCAAGACCCAGGAGGATGTTCTAGGTGCAGAGAGCTGTGAGGAGGAGACTGTGGAAGAGCCCTGTCTGACCACACAGCCCCTGCCCTCTCTGCCCCTCCCCCCTGTCCCTCTCAGGAAGCAGGTCACACTAGCTCACACTCTGCTCCCCACACCTGTCGTCCAGCAGGCTTTGACTCAGATCGCAAACCCTCCACTCCCACCATCTCTGCCGGAGGCTGAGAGCCCCCATAGGACTGCTGAGAGCGCCACTTCACCCACTCATAAATCAGAGCCGTGCTTACCTCTTCCCTGCAACGGCACTCAACCTGCATTGTCCACACCCACCTTGCTGCTTAACGGTCACATTGACAGTCAGGCAAATGGCCTCCCAGAATCTGCAGGCCTGCTTGCTCTGAAGCAGCTAACACCACTCCTTCCCATGGAAGACTCCACCGAAACCCTCACAGATGAGGGAGAGCttccccccaccccaccccccacagtGAGCGAGGATCTCATTGAGAATTTTAACAGTGAGGAGCAGCCTGAGTCACAGCCCCAGGCTCAACcacagaaggagaaggaggacacGAGGACAGATGTTGTGAAAGGACGAGAGCATGTGCTAACAGTTGCAGCAGCTCCTGTGGACTGCACTCAGGTTGCAGCTCGCCATCTGATCTCCCAGAGCCAGCTCTCAGACTTGTCACTGCTCGGCTCTCACTGGGAAAGCGTTCGAGGTCTTGTCCAGTCTGCCTGCAGCAGTGCCAGTCACTCTGGTGTCAGCCGGGCCTTACAGCCCAATTCTTACCAGAGCCGCCGCCTTGCTAGCAAACTACTCCGCTCCCAGGGATTTGCTATCGCTAATGGATCCCAGTGCTGCCGCAGGGAGGCTCTTGGTTGTCCCAGCAGCAACACGCAGCCTGGATGGCTGTCTGCAGCCAGGACTGCAGGCTACATCGGCTTGTATGGgcctgctgccgccgccgctgcccTCAACAGCTATGCCCTAGCAGGCCATCAGCTTCTACCAGTGCCCCACACTTCACCCTCTGCTTCCAGCTCCCCTCCGCCACCTCAGGCCCCAGCTTACCTCGATGATGACGGGCTGCCGGTGCCAATGGATGCCGTCCAACAGAGGCTGCGGCAAATCGAGGCAGGTTACaagcaggaggtggaggtgctGCGACAGCAGGTGCGACAGCTGCAGATGAAGCTGGAGAGTAAACAGTACGGCACCCCTCCCTCAGAGCCAGACATCGACTACGAGGATGACATT ACGTGTCTGCGGGAGTCCGACAACAGCAACGAGGAGGATTCTTTGTCTACCCACAGTGAGGATCGTCTGTCTGAGGGCAGCTGGGATCGAGTGGAGCCCAGGGACACAGAG gtcaCGAGGTGGGTGCCTGACCACATGGCCTCCCATTGTTTCAACTGTGACTGTGAGTTCTGGATTGCCAAGAGACGTCACCACTGCAG